Part of the Ursus arctos isolate Adak ecotype North America unplaced genomic scaffold, UrsArc2.0 scaffold_4, whole genome shotgun sequence genome, TGCATCTCTCAAGTTTTGAtgggatatgttttcattttcagtcagTTTAAAATGGTTTCAAATCTCTTGAAATGGCTTCGTTGCCACATGTGTAGAAGAGAAGTATGTTaagttccaaatatttgggaattttccagttatctttctgttattgatttctacttgAATTTCAATGTGGTCTGATaacatactttgtattatttctattcttttaagctttgttaaggtgtgttttatggccctgaatatggtctatcttggcaAATAATGTTCTATGCACGTTcgggaagaatgtgtattctgttgttggatggaatattttataaatgtcaagTAGATTTGGTTTATTAATAGTGCTATTCAGGTAAATGTTGTCTTTACCGATTTTCTGCCTGCCTAATCTATCAGTTACTGAAAAAGAGATGTTTAACTTAACTATAAtagtggatttctttctttctccctccttgcaATTCTCTAAGTTTTTACTTCATGTGTTCTTAGGCCCAAGCACATTAATATTGCTATTTTAAAGTTTGGCAAGCATAactttagaaaattatataaagttataaaatattataagtgtgaaaaaattaatggaaatgcATAAAGTGCATCATTTGTTTTacctaaaaaaatagaaattaatgacttgactttaaaattcatatggaaatgcgaAGTTGGAGGACtctcacttcctgatttcaaagcttacTACAAAGATACAATAATCTTGTACTAGCTTGTGGTGGTACTAGCATAATAGACATATATACTTAGAATTGagcatccagaaataaatccttatatttattgtttattattccACAAGAGTGCTGAGATAAGTCCCTAGGTTGTTGGGGTGGGTATAGTCTAAacaatggtgctgggacaactgggtatccatatgcaaaagaatgaagttggacccctatctctcaccatatacaaaaattatttcaagatgaTCCATAGGCTTAAATGTAAGAGATAAAGCTGTAAAACTCTCTgagaaaaaaaggcataaataCTTGTGATGTTGGGTTAGGCAGTggcttcttagatatgacaccaaaagaacAAGAGACAGACacaaataaattggacttcattaaaataaaaacttctatgCTGCAAATAACACTGTCAAGAAAAGTGaaaagcaacccacagaatgggagagaatttTTGCGAATCTTTTATCTGAGAAGACACTTATAATGAGAGTATTTAAAAAACTCTTAATACTCAACAGCAGTAAAAATTACGAACtaagccaattaaaaatggagcaaaggatttgaattgacatttcttcaaagaagattcATGAATGGTCAATAGTTACATGAAAGGAGGTTTAATATAAGtgattaggaaaatgcaaatcaaaaccatagtgagatactACTTCATAATGTctaggtcagaaaaaaaaaaagaaaaaagaggacatgaggaagggagggaataaCAAGTGTGGCTGAGATGTGGAGAATTTGAGACTCTTAATAATTGCTGGTGGCATTATAAAATAGTATAGCAATTTTGGAGTCCAGAAATTCTTCAAAAGAGTCATCATATGATATAATAGTTTTACTTAGGTAtcattatggactgaattgtgtccttccaaaattcatatttGAAGCCCTGATCTCCAATGCAACTGTATTTGTAtatagggcctttaaggaggtaaagTTAAATGACGTCAAAAGGGTAGGACCTTAATCTGATAAGACTGCAGTACttacaagaaaaggaagagacacagaAGTGCCGCTCCTACCTCCGTGCATGTACAGAGGAAAGGGCATTTGAAGATACAGTAAGAAGGTGGTTGTCTGTGAGCCGAGGAAAGAGGCCTTACCAAATACCAACtctgctagcaccttgatcttagacttccagtcTCTGGAactatgataaaataaatttccactgtttaagccacccagcctgtggtattttgtcatggcagcctaCATGGGCTAGTATATATCCAggagaaatgaatatatatgttcACATAAAATTGTGTACATGGATATTCCTATCATTATTCATATTAACAAAAAAGTAGGAACAGCTTAgatgtccatcagttgatgaatgtgtaaacaaaatgtggtatatccatacagtagGATATTGTTTTACAATAAAAAGCAGTAAAGTACTcacacatgctataacatggatgagtTGTTTGTGGATacacattatgctaagggaaagaagccagccacaaaaggccACACAGTGCATGATCCCACTTTtttgaaatgcccagaataggtaaaatccatagggacagaaagtagattagcagtTTCCAGGGCTGAAGGAAGAGGGGAGTAGGGAATGCCtgttaatgggtatggggtttctttttgaggttatgaaaatattgtaaaatttgttagtggtgatagttgcacaattatgtgaataaactaaaaacactgaattgtccacttttaaaaaggtgaattttatggtatgtaaactGTTTTTAATCAAGCTATTATAAAATAAGAAGGTTAGAAAACTTTCTTTCCATCACTGGGGTGTAGTCTCTCAGAGGACAGGAAAGAAATATTGCTAACTTGGGTTATTCCAAAGGCCAGTACTGTGCCAGGACAGTATTTCATATTCtccattctttttaatatacatatCTCCCAAATGTAAATGTGTAGAAGTATTCAAAAGAGACTTATCTATCtggaatataaaatttttttagtgaAGTGATTATTTTACTTGTGTTATGACATGTCTTATTGTTATCTCATATTCAATTTGGTTGATTTGCGCTAAGGgggcttttaaaagaaaaggaatatggaTGGATGTGGTCTCTTTTGGTGTTATTGTGGAGTTTAGAagtccttaatatttttttaagagtaagtgagggaggtgcagagggaaacagagaatctttaagcaggctccacgcccagtgtggagcctgacacagggcttgatctcacaacactgagatcatgacctgagctgaaatcaagagctggatgctcaaccaactgagccacccaggtgccccacagaagTCCCTAAATTTGAATGCATGGATTCCCAACCCTCTCTCTGTATTACAATTTCTTAGGGAGATTTTCAGAATACCGTGCCTACACACCACCCCCAAATCTGAGTAAAttagttgagaaccactgcttgaGTGGAAGTAGCTGTCTTTAGAACTATATGTGGTTGTGATTGCTGTGAGCCAACAGAAAATCTGTAAATCAGAGGTTTTCCAAATGTAGTATTATAACTCATGAGAATAAATGCAGATCCTACTTCAATAGGCCTGAGGTGGGCCCTGAGATCCTTCTACCTTCTAAGAAGATCCTCAGTGATGCCCAGCAAATGATCCCAAACCACATTTTCAGTGGTAAGAGttgtatattttcaaatgtgCAGGAGTGAAAGCATGGttagtaagaagaaaatgaaataaagcagtTGCATTATTAGACAAAGGGATTGATGAAGAGCAGGAAGCAGGTAATTTCTTAAGACAGTAACTTTCATCTTTGTGAGGCTCCTCCACTGATTTGATTATCATTTAATCATTGGTCCAACCACTTTAGGTTGACCTCACATTTTTCTAGAAGTTCATTCATTTCATCCATAGGACATATAAAATATAGATTGTTAGGGAGTTCTCATAATTTCTTTAGATATGGTCCTGACTGTTGAAAGGATGACAAGGATGATAGACTCTAGTGAGGAAATaagaacaaatttattttctttatttaaattgacATTATTGACATTTTTGTCCTAGGTGTGACATTGGGTTCTGGAGttgcagaaattaataaaacataggCCCTGCTCTTAAAAAATTGAGAGTCTGTTAAAGATGGGGAGACATGTAGGACTGATTTATGGACAGCTAACtaaaacacaagaagaaaatgaaggacaTGTTCAATAGAAGTCCACACAATGTGCTATGGAAGAGGGAGTTAATTTCACCTGGGGAAAGGCTTCATTGATAACCCGGTATTTAGAATTTTGAAATGCCTCCTTCAAAATATTCACATCTATTTGCCAGTTTCTTAATTGTTCACTGACAGGAAGCTCACTGTCTGAACTCATCTGGGAATAAGACACTAACATCGCAGATCAGTTTTAGGAACCTTTTGAACTTTCTTCAAGGCatccttcatttctttattccGGAGGCTGTAGATCATGGGGTTGAAAAAGGGGGTCAAAACTGAGTAGAATAGAGTTGTGAACTTCTgcattccctctgcttgtcctGACCCTGGGCTCACATACGTTATCATGACAGAACCGTAGAAGAGAAACACAACAGCCAGATGTGAGGAGCAGGTAGAAAAGGCCTTCTTCCGGCCAGCATGTGAGGGCACCTGCACTACAGCCCTCAGCACCAGGGTATAGGAACCCATAATGTAGAAGAAGGTGGCGAAGATGAGGAGGGAACTCACGGTGCCACATATGAGAACTGTCCCTGGGATTGGGACACAGGCTGAAGCCAAGGCCAGGAGAGGACCCAGGTCACACAGAAAGTCATCAATTACATTCGGGCCACAAAACGGTAGCTGGGTAACGAGTATCACTGGGATCAGAAACCAGAGGAAACCGGCGGCAGATTGCCAGGAACCGGTCATAGGCCATGATGGACAGAAAGAAACATTCAGTTGTGCCCAGTGAGAGGAAGAAGTACAACTGGAGGAGGCACTGAGCGAAGGAGATGGTTTTGGTCTGGGCGAGGAAGTTGGCCAGCAAGTTGGGCACATCAGAGTTGACATAGCAGATTTCCAGAAAGGAGAAGTTGGCCAGCAGAATGTACATTGGGGTGTGGAGCCTGCAGTCCCAAAGCACTGCACACACGATGGCCATGTTTCCAAGGAGCGTCAGGATATAAGTCACAAAGAATATGGAAAAGAGGAGGAACTGCATTTCCCAGCGGCAAGGGAAGCCCAAGAGGATGAATTCACTCACCGTGTGAGAAatatttctggactctgaagTCATTTCCTTCTATCCTGTGAGGATTATAAGCAGAGGTTACATGTACAAAGGGAATTACGCCCCCTGACTCCTCCCCAGGAGACAGCACATTCTCCAGATTATAGGGGAGGGGCCTGGACCAAGGGTTCCTATTTTTGAGGGGGTGCTCCTACAATACAGTTGTTGAGTATACTCTTCTATAAATGACTCTTCACTTTATGCAGACCACTGTCAATCAATATGCTAAATGTGggtgaatattttgaaaaaaaagttttctttaagttAAAAGAGAAATTCAGGTATTTCCTGTCTGCATCTCCCATTGGGTTGCCAGGTGTCCCCAAGTTTGGAGAACATTCTCTATTGTCTAGACAGTGCAAATAGGTGGCTGACCTAGGCCAAATTGAGATATAAACGTTGACATTGGCAAttcaactacaaaaaaaaattaggattgtTAGCGTTACTGGACAAAACAGTACTATCAGATAAATGACATAAAGGAGAGAACATGAGGCTTGGAAGCCAGCTATGAAAATAATCTTTAAGTGACTTTAAGAAAGTTCCAATTTAGCTACATTAAGTGACCATTTATAGGCCATTAGTATCTATCCTCTATCTGCAGGATGCTGCATTACATGGGCTCCAGGCTTTGATATTATTAGAACCATATGAGGGAGCCTTTGAAAGGTGTAGATTCCTGGGCTCCACCTGGGTTTGGGATCCACTGGTGTGGCAGAGCACGAACCTTGGAGACATTACAGTTCTTGGCTTTGCCACTGCCTGAGGAGTATTTTCTTAGGAAATAACTTAAGCTCTGAGACTATGTTTCTTTCtccataaaatatgaataatgatACCTCCACAGCAAGGATGACATGAAAATTGCATAAAGTAATgtatgcaggggcacctggatggctcagtcattaagcctctgccttcggctcagggtgtgatcccggcgttctgggatcaagccccacatcaggctcctctgctgggagccttcttcttcctctcccactccccctgcttgtgcttcctctctcgctggctgtctcgctctctgtcaaataaatacaatctttaaaaaaaaaaaggtatgcaaaaacagtttaaaaattgtaaaatgctACGGAAATATAAACTATTCTAAACCGTTCAGTGTTTGTTAGGCTAGATGTTACACTCCTTTGTTAATCTTGTAAATTAAACTGATTTTAAAGTGCAAAAGAATGTTTTTCCACGTGGAATTTTAGCCATGTGACATGCTAAGTACGTGTCGTATGTGTCTTGTGCTCACGCGCGagtacatgtgcatgtgtgtgaataGGGGACGCTTCTCAGGCCTCTCAGACCACACCGAATGCAACTCCCTCAAAGCTTCTTTTGAAGACCATTTTTACCCATCGGACACACCAgaggctcttttttttcttaatagactGTCTTCCTTGGCACAGTTACCATTGCGGTCTTAAATGATAGGACCATTTTCCCGATGGCTACACCGTAGTGTGTGTTGAGGCCACCTACTTTTGAGCCTACAGAACTGCCTGGGTGATtcttcccccactgcccctcacccATGCCTGGCCCTTCTATGGGAATTCCTGGGAAATGAGGATCAGACCATATGCAAATGATCATAACAGAGGAGCACCAACAAATACTATTTCAGAAGAGGCAGATTTATGGAAATCAGGGTCCTTTTCTCCTCTGGTATTCCTGGATTTTGTGGTTTATTCAGCCCTGGAAAAAGCCTGGCTCTTCTTTTGGATACAGGGGAATAGAGAGAAGCTTATCTAAATTTTAGGTGTTGACCTAGGTCAAGTTAAACTCAGAAATTTGGTATATGGTGTATCATCTGTTTCaccattttcctcctttcccatttTAGAAGCTCAGAAGTCAAATGCTCCATTCACCTTTTCTTAACAATACCAGTtctctgggtggggggaagggaatccAGTAAGCTCATGCATAAGCTGAACCCCCAGCATCTCTGAAGACTTTAGCAGTTCTCATTTTCCATGTTATGTACACGAGGGCACCTGACCCGGTGGTGCACACACCAGATGTAATGGAGCAGCATTTACTGGGGGAAACTTGTAGCCCCAGGTTCAATCACAGGCATGCAGGTCCCTTTTATTTTGCTCATTATAACCACAGTGGCATACCGAAATCTAGGGATTACATTCTAAGAAGGCACCTCAACCCTTAAGCTGTGAggtttcgttgttgttgttgtagttgtgttgttttgtttttagcaataGGATTAGGGAGGTACTAATCCCTCCACCAATGTGATTACAGCCAGGATATAACATCAACATGAGGAACTAAACTTGGTTTAGTCTTATTTCTAGACTCAGagtttggggttgggg contains:
- the LOC125281841 gene encoding LOW QUALITY PROTEIN: olfactory receptor 11H6-like (The sequence of the model RefSeq protein was modified relative to this genomic sequence to represent the inferred CDS: inserted 2 bases in 1 codon); protein product: MSFSPPLYYLHSRNISHTVSEFILLGFPCRWEMQFLLFSIFFVTYILTLLGNMAIVCAVLWDCRLHTPMYILLANFSFLEICYVNSDVPNLLANFLAQTKTISFAQCLLQLYFFLSLGTTECFFLSIMAYDRFLAICRXGFLWFLIPVILVTQLPFCGPNVIDDFLCDLGPLLALASACVPIPGTVLICGTVSSLLIFATFFYIMGSYTLVLRAVVQVPSHAGRKKAFSTCSSHLAVVFLFYGSVMITYVSPGSGQAEGMQKFTTLFYSVLTPFFNPMIYSLRNKEMKDALKKVQKVPKTDLRC